In Montipora capricornis isolate CH-2021 chromosome 4, ASM3666992v2, whole genome shotgun sequence, a single genomic region encodes these proteins:
- the LOC138047259 gene encoding carbohydrate sulfotransferase 4-like — MVVRSKRRRVCRLMSMMIFLGTLVTYLLSSTENHSSFLNLSRHLQREKNKENLYGHTFDLQTAKSKEPRKNIVIVAHGRSGSTITGDMFNHHASVFYLHEPLQTVQRISKHQNLSYGTLMADVLTNIFRCNFSKAVVEDIKSFYRESNHPRASYALGSPPLCPYDITDPRWDPKLCYPMTSEFLGSVCSKKYNLTVAKVLMDRITESSIKNILAACSPADVDCQIIFLIRDPRAVIMSAKSVNFFPDPASDKDRNNLRRFSYAQCSKTEENLMFVKNLPLYWRKRIMIHRYEDFASDPPKAMSRLFEFAGLSVPEHLKMWLIERTKPQDDGKAMKACEGYHPAFCTVDNSKEAINRWRWKVAFDDIDIVEHYCKHVMMLMGYTLVDGSFELMANISIPLFSEHFEVKEWLLR, encoded by the coding sequence ATGGTGGTACGCTCTAAAAGGAGACGCGTTTGTCGTCTTATGTCTATGATGATTTTCCTGGGTACTTTGGTTACATATTTGCTTTCTTCGACCGAAAACCACTCGTCGTTTCTTAATCTGAGCAGACACCTTCAACgagaaaagaacaaagaaaatctGTACGGTCACACGTTCGATCTGCAAACCGCAAAATCTAAGGAACCGCGAAAGAACATAGTCATTGTTGCTCATGGCCGCTCGGGTTCCACGATCACTGGGGATATGTTTAATCATCATGCATCCGTGTTTTACCTTCATGAACCACTTCAAACAGTCCAGAGAATAAGCAAACACCAAAATCTCAGCTATGGCACTCTAATGGCGGACGTCTTGACAAACATTTTTCGTTGTAACTTTAGCAAAGCTGTTGTTGAGGACATCAAATCTTTCTATCGCGAATCCAACCATCCTCGAGCAAGTTACGCACTTGGATCGCCCCCTTTATGTCCTTACGACATCACAGACCCAAGATGGGACCCCAAACTTTGTTACCCGATGACCAGCGAATTTTTGGGAAGTGTGTGCTCTAAAAAATACAATCTCACTGTCGCGAAGGTCTTGATGGATCGCATCACAGAGAGCAGCATAAAGAATATTCTTGCTGCTTGCAGCCCGGCTGATGTTGATTGCCAAATCATATTTCTTATCAGAGATCCCCGAGCGGTAATAATGTCTGCCAAAAGTGTGAACTTCTTTCCAGACCCTGCTAGCGATAAAGACAGAAATAATCTACGACGGTTCAGTTACGCACAATGTTCAAAGACTGAGGAGAATTTAATGTTTGTCAAGAATCTTCCACTTTACTGGCGAAAACGTATTATGATCCATCGATATGAGGACTTCGCTTCAGACCCTCCGAAGGCCATGTCGCGATTGTTTGAATTTGCTGGTCTGTCTGTGCCAGAGCACTTGAAAATGTGGTTGATCGAGAGGACAAAGCCACAAGATGACGGGAAAGCAATGAAGGCCTGCGAGGGATACCACCCTGCATTCTGCACTGTTGATAACTCCAAAGAAGCGATCAATCGATGGAGGTGGAAAGTGGCTTTTGACGACATTGACATCGTTGAACATTACTGTAAACACGTAATGATGCTGATGGGTTATACCCTTGTTGATGGGTCTTTCGAGTTAATGGCTAACATAAGTATTCCGCTGTTTAGCGAACATTTTGAAGTAAAAGAATGGTTGTTGAGATAG